A stretch of the Paenibacillus dendritiformis genome encodes the following:
- a CDS encoding tubulin-like doman-containing protein produces MKPIVREHIQQLDVSLGGGIVSDKIRVDTIDNPILIIGLGGTGIDALLRLKYQINRRFKLPEDPISKKKREKPDNVEFLAFETNEQDRNKKYRGIGLDPLNEFVLLSNAEIGGLLQNRSILEPYITEWLSPELSITDGMNGAAGVRQAGRLLLFTKINQVVQAIDKKMKTLSVGTNKKLMVFLLSGLSGGTGSGCFLDIAYIVRGIIERDYGSAGIDRVNTLGYLFTPDVNLSNKSLSEHTREYIKKNGYAALKELDYWMNVDSRGERFRQKYGNILAVNSPLPPFNLCHLISATNTEGKLLENAYDYCMNVTAENITNFMASEEKQSGEEFAIHDYISNIRTNIAQMNRAYPANYEYNIIGASSAVLPIEEMTTYLGYRLFQKMEKMFQKAPSQEEVEKFARKLGVDLDTMVKTFESRVPEPLPGYENSERLSYNNVIKMQVVNMDTELEQTFLARAREEYIKAKKQLPGEIVGSFTDQIRRMFLHPEQGPFYVSRLIYTEKGFCLLKMLLSYIETLRENLHHIPRDIEAAQEQANERLGDAKSAFISKDKKKNMYIEAKIQEYWLHADVERTEQMIEFYEDLYQLLNQENNRIYSVFTEILNALNSIFEKNGDILINGEEQADHKGNRTYYWNIVSVPDISKVISNIMDQKEVDDLIRDFSLELLNHSNQWIKEQELDIVSSISDFLSDKFGDLITQSMEEFLVMKFGNDESIDKFVERQIASKLDDEAVPVFHLSNSSGNLHFPRWGFVSVPVKAPSILKGIRNYQNNAVGKSNFTVKESEVKNRIFWLNTHNGVPLFVYTPLKVYEESYERTILDKEGIGRHLVQTDKANWTYLPSPIPEQAWGDTYRNERVRNYNARVRAEFERGARYKTVIEKGMDENTSNRYAVVFTKPFNLDDMLKGYDLQLQAAKPNLGEVKRAYLDLKRLLEEGLEPVETKDIFGSINEGLAKENLIRSPELIARLREELAKYEAIEAKVAEFEQILNQHQDEEKWQDQFIEALYTGTICKKGALYVYDRDEEEEAWEPFANLMKSRDYVEYEVYEHFRGLDEKHRGTLLRKSARRAAEMTATEDVAPLLAKLDELYAAFLDARERLEYEKIELANGEDAYQFYKQLTTKLNAIRRKLK; encoded by the coding sequence ATGAAACCAATCGTCAGAGAACATATTCAGCAATTGGACGTATCGCTGGGCGGAGGCATCGTCAGCGATAAGATCCGCGTCGACACAATCGACAATCCGATCCTGATTATCGGCTTGGGAGGGACCGGCATCGACGCGCTGCTGCGCTTGAAGTACCAGATCAACCGCCGCTTCAAGCTGCCGGAGGATCCGATCTCGAAGAAGAAGCGCGAGAAGCCGGACAATGTGGAGTTCCTGGCCTTCGAGACGAATGAACAGGATCGCAACAAAAAATACCGCGGCATCGGGCTCGATCCGCTCAATGAATTCGTGCTGCTGTCGAACGCCGAGATCGGCGGACTGCTGCAGAACCGCAGCATCCTGGAGCCATACATTACGGAGTGGCTGTCTCCCGAGCTGAGCATCACCGACGGGATGAACGGCGCCGCCGGCGTGCGCCAGGCGGGACGCCTGCTGCTGTTCACCAAGATCAATCAGGTCGTGCAGGCGATTGACAAGAAGATGAAGACGCTGTCCGTCGGCACGAACAAGAAGCTGATGGTATTTCTGCTGTCCGGCTTGTCCGGCGGAACCGGAAGCGGCTGCTTCCTGGACATCGCCTACATCGTGCGGGGCATTATCGAGCGGGATTACGGCTCGGCGGGCATCGACCGCGTCAATACGCTCGGCTATCTGTTCACGCCGGACGTGAACCTGTCGAACAAGAGCCTGAGCGAGCATACGCGCGAATATATCAAGAAGAACGGATACGCCGCGCTCAAGGAGCTCGATTACTGGATGAACGTCGACAGCCGCGGCGAGCGCTTCCGGCAGAAGTACGGCAATATTTTGGCGGTCAATTCACCCCTGCCGCCGTTCAATCTGTGTCATCTGATCTCGGCGACGAACACGGAAGGGAAGCTGCTGGAGAATGCCTACGACTACTGCATGAACGTGACGGCGGAGAACATCACGAACTTCATGGCGAGCGAGGAAAAGCAGTCGGGCGAGGAATTCGCGATTCACGATTACATCAGCAACATCCGCACGAATATCGCCCAGATGAACCGGGCCTATCCGGCCAATTACGAATACAACATCATCGGCGCTTCTTCGGCCGTCCTGCCGATCGAAGAGATGACGACCTATCTCGGATACCGCCTGTTCCAGAAGATGGAGAAGATGTTCCAGAAGGCGCCGAGCCAGGAGGAGGTCGAGAAGTTCGCCCGCAAGCTGGGGGTCGATCTCGACACGATGGTGAAGACGTTCGAATCGCGCGTGCCCGAGCCGCTGCCGGGCTACGAGAACAGTGAGCGACTGAGTTATAACAATGTCATCAAAATGCAAGTCGTCAATATGGATACGGAGCTGGAGCAGACGTTCCTGGCGCGGGCGCGCGAGGAATACATCAAGGCGAAGAAGCAGCTTCCCGGCGAGATCGTCGGCAGCTTCACCGATCAGATCCGGCGGATGTTCCTTCATCCGGAGCAGGGGCCGTTCTACGTGTCCCGTCTGATCTACACGGAGAAGGGCTTCTGCCTGCTGAAAATGCTGCTCTCCTACATCGAGACGCTGCGCGAGAACCTGCATCATATTCCGCGCGACATCGAAGCGGCGCAGGAGCAGGCGAACGAGCGTCTCGGCGATGCGAAGAGCGCCTTTATTTCCAAGGACAAAAAGAAAAATATGTACATCGAAGCCAAAATCCAGGAATATTGGCTGCATGCCGATGTGGAGCGCACCGAGCAGATGATCGAGTTCTACGAGGATCTGTATCAGCTGCTGAACCAGGAGAACAACCGAATTTATAGCGTATTTACGGAAATATTGAACGCGCTCAACTCGATCTTCGAGAAGAACGGCGACATTCTAATCAACGGCGAGGAGCAGGCCGACCATAAAGGGAACCGGACCTATTACTGGAATATTGTCAGCGTCCCGGACATCTCGAAAGTCATCAGCAACATCATGGATCAGAAGGAGGTCGACGACCTGATCCGCGACTTCTCGCTGGAGCTGCTGAATCACTCGAACCAGTGGATCAAGGAGCAGGAGCTCGATATCGTCAGCTCGATCTCGGATTTCCTGTCGGACAAGTTCGGCGATCTGATTACGCAATCGATGGAGGAATTCCTCGTCATGAAGTTCGGCAACGACGAGTCGATCGACAAGTTCGTCGAGCGCCAGATCGCGAGCAAGCTGGACGACGAGGCGGTTCCGGTGTTCCATCTGAGCAACAGCTCGGGCAATTTGCATTTTCCGCGCTGGGGCTTCGTCTCGGTGCCCGTCAAGGCGCCGAGCATTCTCAAAGGGATCCGCAATTATCAGAACAACGCCGTCGGCAAGTCGAACTTCACCGTCAAGGAGAGCGAGGTGAAGAACCGCATCTTCTGGCTGAATACGCATAACGGGGTGCCTCTGTTCGTCTATACGCCGCTCAAGGTCTACGAGGAGAGCTACGAGCGCACGATTCTCGACAAGGAGGGCATCGGCCGCCATCTCGTGCAGACCGACAAGGCGAACTGGACTTATCTTCCTTCCCCGATTCCGGAGCAAGCGTGGGGAGATACGTACCGGAACGAACGGGTGCGGAACTACAACGCCCGCGTCCGGGCCGAATTCGAGCGGGGCGCGCGTTACAAGACCGTCATCGAGAAGGGGATGGACGAGAATACGAGCAACCGCTATGCGGTGGTCTTCACGAAGCCGTTCAACCTCGACGACATGCTCAAAGGCTACGATCTGCAGCTGCAGGCCGCGAAGCCGAATCTGGGGGAAGTGAAGCGCGCTTACCTGGATCTGAAGCGGCTGCTGGAAGAAGGGCTCGAGCCGGTGGAGACCAAAGATATTTTCGGCAGCATCAACGAGGGTCTGGCGAAGGAGAATCTGATCCGTTCGCCTGAGCTGATCGCGCGTCTGCGCGAGGAGTTGGCCAAGTATGAAGCGATCGAGGCGAAGGTGGCGGAATTCGAGCAGATCCTCAATCAGCATCAGGATGAGGAGAAGTGGCAGGATCAATTCATTGAAGCGCTGTACACCGGAACGATCTGCAAAAAAGGCGCGCTTTACGTCTATGACCGCGATGAGGAAGAGGAAGCCTGGGAGCCGTTCGCCAATCTGATGAAGAGCCGGGATTATGTCGAATACGAGGTATATGAGCATTTCCGCGGCCTGGATGAGAAGCACCGCGGCACGCTGCTGCGCAAATCGGCCCGCCGCGCCGCCGAGATGACGGCGACAGAGGATGTCGCTCCGCTCCTGGCGAAGCTGGATGAGCTGTACGCCGCGTTCCTGGATGCGCGCGAGCGGCTGGAATACGAAAAAATCGAGCTGGCGAACGGCGAGGATGCGTACCAGTTCTACAAGCAGTTGACAACCAAGCTGAACGCCATTCGGAGAAAGTTGAAATAA